One genomic region from Mangifera indica cultivar Alphonso chromosome 17, CATAS_Mindica_2.1, whole genome shotgun sequence encodes:
- the LOC123200391 gene encoding ankyrin repeat-containing protein At5g02620-like codes for MEGRLYQTILRGDIPAVLSILQEEHLQDTTEQALPPPPLNSVLHLAARFGHEELASEILKLWPEMASAENEKLETPMHEACREGRLSIVRMLMEKDPWVIYKVNKTNESGLYVACETGKLVVVQQLLEYPRLLMLEMYSTTSCLHAAARAGHTEIVKELLVARSELAWKKDFNGSTPLHLSCSKGHLDTTRELLKLDPDLSSLQDNEGRTPLHLAAIKGRINIIDEILSTSLESAEMRTFSGETVLHLAVKNNQYEAVKYLMECLNITKLANMADNDGNTILHLATAGKLSTMVIYILKLGINVNAINRKGYTALDVVEGDATNSGVLVILPALQEAGAKRCDQLPPMSQEFQAIQDSYPNTPPSRPKKGLESPLRHQRHSHRRRREKQIELQNEGIRNARNTITVVAVLIATVAFAAGVNPPGGFNQTTGKCIMGRKTSFKVFMVCNIVALFLSLGIVIFLVSIIPFRRKSMMKLLMVTHKLMWVSVSFMAAAYLASIWTIMPHGQGMAGVLVTIICVGGGSTLLIFIGLGVLLARHWHRKREWRKSKDRKGSPNSSVSRVEEMLTSKKKGESTSNSDLDSSDQGGFHLY; via the exons ATGGAAGGGCGCCTCTATCAGACAATTCTCAGGGGCGACATACCGGCCGTTCTCAGTATCCTTCAAGAGGAGCATCTTCAAGATACAACCGAACAAGCACTTCCTCCACCTCCTTTGAACTCAGTCTTACACTTAGCGGCCCGTTTTGGCCACGAGGAGTTGGCATCAGAGATTTTGAAGCTGTGGCCGGAGATGGCGTCGGCTGAGAACGAGAAACTGGAGACGCCGATGCACGAAGCTTGTAGAGAAGGAAGACTGAGCATTGTGAGGATGTTGATGGAGAAAGATCCTTGGGTAATTTATAAGGTGAACAAAACCAATGAGAGCGGGCTGTATGTAGCGTGCGAGACAGGGAAGCTTGTTGTGGTGCAGCAGCTTTTGGAGTATCCAAGGCTGTTGATGTTGGAGATGTACAGCACCACCTCTTGTCTTCATGCTGCAGCTCGGGCTGGCCATACAG AGATAGTGAAAGAGCTTCTAGTGGCGCGGTCAGAATTGGCATGGAAAAAGGACTTCAATGGGAGCACACCATTGCACCTTTCTTGCAGCAAAGGCCATCTAGACACAACCAGGGAGCTTCTAAAGTTAGACCCAGACCTCTCTTCTTTACAAGACAATGAAGGTCGAACGCCACTCCACTTGGCTGCCATCAAAGGCCGTATAAACATCATTGATGAGATCCTATCAACCAGTCTTGAGTCAGCCGAGATGAGAACCTTTTCTGGAGAGACTGTTCTTCATCTTGCAGTAAAGAATAATCAATATGAAGCTGTTAAATACCTGATGGAGTGCCTGAACATCACGAAGCTGGCCAACATGGCTGATAACGATGGCAACACTATCTTGCATTTAGCAACCGCAGGAAAGCTCTCTACT ATGGTCATCTACATACTGAAGCTTGGCATTAATGTAAATGCAATAAACAGAAAGGGATACACGGCTCTTGATGTTGTTGAAGGCGATGCAACTAATTCTGGTGTTCTTGTGATTTTACCTGCATTACAAGAAGCAGGCGCTAAAAGATGTGACCAGTTGCCACCAATGTCACAAGAATTTCAAGCTATACAAGACAGCTATCCAAACACACCCCCTTCGCGGCCTAAAAAGGGCCTTGAATCTCCACTCCGACATCAGCGCCATTCTCATCGTCGTCGCCGAGAAAAGCAGATTGAGCTACAGAATGAGGGCATACGCAATGCACGAAACACAATCACAGTTGTTGCGGTTTTGATAGCAACGGTTGCATTTGCTGCTGGAGTAAACCCTCCTGGGGGATTCAACCAAACTACTGGGAAGTGCATAATGGGAAGAAAGACTTCTTTTAAGGTCTTTATGGTCTGCAACATTGTGGCATTATTTCTGTCTCTAGGCATAGTCATTTTCCTAGTGAGCATCATTCCTTTCCGGAGAAAATCCATGATGAAACTATTGATGGTTACACATAAACTGATGTGGGTGTCGGTTTCATTTATGGCTGCAGCTTATCTGGCTTCCATATGGACGATTATGCCTCATGGGCAAGGGATGGCAGGAGTGTTGGTGACGATAATTTGTGTTGGGGGAGGGAGCACTTTGCTCATATTTATCGGACTGGGGGTGCTGTTGGCGAGGCATTGGCATAGAAAACGGGAATGGAGGAAGAGTAAAGACAGAAAAGGAAGCCCCAATAGTAGTGTTAGTCGGGTTGAAGAGATGCTCACGTCGAAGAAGAAAGGAGAATCTACTAGTAACTCGGACCTTGATAGCTCTGATCAAGGGGGTTTTCATCTATATTAG
- the LOC123200677 gene encoding casein kinase 1-like protein 3: MERIIGEKYKLGRKIGSGSFGEIFLATHVDTNEIVAVKIENNKTKHPQLLYEAKIYKNLQGGSGIPSIKWYGVDGDDNVLVVDLLGPSLEDLFVYCGRKFSLKSVLMLADQMITKIEFLHSKGFLHRDIKPDNFLMGLGRKANQVYIIDFGLAKRYRDPTTNRHIPYRENKNLTGTARYASCNTHLGIEQSRRDDLESLGYVLLYFLRGSLPWQGLKAATKKQKYDKICEKKVSTPIEVLCKSHPVEFASYFHYCHSLTFDQRPDYGFLKRLFRDLFTREGFEFDYIFDWTILKYQQTQKTKKLAQSSDLLPASRVTSSRARPVDTDKLKGVNDASYCAEVMERRGSYKLARPDLDMHIRSSISQNVGSSNPIEKHNVSNTPVPSTSFAVPSAFKRNFPEEPDEAANVGRGNGNRTGASSLWVPSLH, from the exons ATGGAGAGAATTATCGGAGAGAAGTACAAGTTAGGTCGCAAAATTGGAAGTGGATCGTTCGGTGAAATATTTCTTG CTACTCATGTTGACACCAATGAAATCGTGGCAGTTAAAATT GAAAATAACAAGACCAAACATCCACAGCTGCTATACGAAGCAAAGATATATAAGAATCTTCAAGGAGGAA GTGGTATTCCAAGCATCAAATGGTATGGAGTTGATGGGGATGATAATGTTCTAGTCGTTGACCTGCTAGGACCAAGTCTTGAAGATCTATTTGTCTACTGTGGGAGGAAATTTTCACTGAAATCAGTCCTGATGCTGGCTGATCAGATG ATtacaaaaatagaatttttgCATTCCAAAGGGTTTTTGCACAGAGACATCAAACCAGATAACTTCCTTATGGGTCTTGGCAGGAAAGCAAATCAG GTCTATATTATTGATTTTGGGCTTGCAAAAAGATATCGGGACCCCACCACAAACCGCCACATTCCTTACAG AGAGAACAAGAATTTAACAGGGACTGCTCGTTATGCAAGCTGTAATACTCATCTAGGAATTG AGCAAAGCCGGCGGGACGATTTGGAGAGTCTGGGCTATGTTCTCTTGTATTTTTTGCGGGGAag CCTCCCTTGGCAGGGTCTGAAAGCTGCTACAAAAAAGCAAAAGTATGACAAAATATGTGAGAAGAAGGTGTCAACCCCTATTGAG GTCCTGTGCAAGTCCCATCCTGTGGAATTTGCTTCCTACTTCCATTATTGTCACTCTTTAACATTTGACCAGCGGCCTGATTATGGATTCTTGAAACGCCTGTTTCGTGACTTGTTTACTCGAGAAG gatttgagtttgattacATCTTTGACTGGACCATTCTCAAGTACCAGCAGACACAGAAGACAAAGAAACTGGCTCAATCATCT GATTTGCTGCCAGCTTCTAGGGTGACTAGCAGTCGGGCAAGGCCTGTGGATACAGATAAACTTAAGG GAGTCAATGATGCATCATATTGTGCTGAGGTTATGGAGCGGAGGGGATCATATAAGCTTGCTCGTCCAGATTTGGATATGCATATTAGATCATCGATTTCCCAGAATGTAGGTTCCAGTAACCCAATTGAGAAGCAT AATGTGAGCAATACACCAGTGCCATCTACTTCATTTGCTGTGCCCAGTGCTTTCAAAAGAAATTTTCCTGAGGAACCGGATGAGGCCGCAAATGTTGGTCGTGGAAATGGAAACAGAACTGGTGCTTCAAGCCTCTGGGTGCCATCATTACACTGA